CAACGCTTTCTTCAAGAATGGAGGTATGCACAACCATCTCATTTTATTCAGgttgtttttagaaaaatatagcttACCTGGATTGTGCAGATTAACTTCTTACTTTGTTTTCAGTATATATCTGTCTTTTTCTTTAAATCTAATCAAGTCTGGAGATTGTGAATCTAGAATTTGTTAGAGAATATAGCGCACACTATCCTATTACTTCATTCATTGTACAGTTCAATTTAAGCAACTGTCGTAGCTGGATTTTATGCCAGTCTACTTTCACGTTTCTATATTTACAGAACAGGATAATCTATAAACATTGAAGATCGAGCTTATAATTTTTCATGGCATTTGTTGGATTGTTGAGTTTctattttctttaataatataataatttctgaACATATTCTGCAAAGTTCAGTTACTGGATGCATCTAGGAGTATGAGCTAAGTTCAGGGCTATATGATTTGAATTGTTGTCATTAGACATTCTGGTTGTGACCACAGTATCATATGACAAGTATATTGTCTTGTTTTTGTTTATTAAGATATTTTCTGATTGTTTCCTACCTCTTGCTGCAATTATTTATTTGCATGGTATAGAAGTAAATCGAAGTTGCACAGTTCCCACTCCCTTATCAGCACCATGTGACAAACTGCAGCAATGCTAATCTGGATTGTTTCAGTTACAGGAGGATGAATCCAGTGATGAAGTGTTCATGAAGCAGATGCTAAGGATCATATCGGTAAGTAATCTGATGTTTCATGAACTTAACCGAGCAAATTATAGAAACCAGTTACCAAATGTTTACAGCATTTGTACAGTTCAAATTGAGCAACTGTTGTAGTTGGAGTTTTATGTCAGTCTGCTTTCACATTTGAAAATTTACAGTTACACAACAGGGTAGTCAATAAACATGAAAGTAAAagcttatattttttatgacatTTTCTTCCATCGGTGATATCTCTATTCTATTTTATTTGgtaataataatttatgaaCAACTGAATGTAAAGTGCAGTAGTGCTGTCATTGGCATTCTGGATGCAGCCACAGTATATGCCATTTATCTTGTCTTGTTTGTTCATTGAGATATTTTCTGTTAATTTTCTACCTCTTGCTGCAATTATTTATTTGAATGATACAAGTGGAAGTTGCAGAGTAGATTTAACCGTTCCAATCCCTTTATTAGCACCATGTGACAAACTGCAGTGATGCTAATCTGTATGGCATCCATTACAGGAGGATGAAACCAGTCATGAAGCATGTGCTGATAAAGTTTTTCTCAATTAAGTTCATGAGACATCAGGCAACTTACCATTACAAATGTTTACATAATTGCAGCCATGAAAAACTGGCATGGCTCATATGAATCCTTGTTATCGTTATGTACATGTTAGCTGATGTGAGGCCACAGTAATCCTTCAGCCGCATTGCTAAAGGAACCTGTGCCAGTCTTACATCTTTTGTTAGGTGCACTACTATACATGAGCCTAGGACCACTGCTCTTTGGCTTGTGGGTTAGTTTACATGATTTACATACATATCTCTTTGGAACCCTATCAAAATCACTGATTCCAGCACACCTAGTGTGCATCCACATATGGCAAGTGTCACAGGATAGCATTCTCTCACCGTCATCGTCCGTTGCTCCACAGGAGCATTTAACTGTCCATTTGTCCACACCCCTCTCCATCCGGTAAATTGCAAACCGTCTTTCACCACCAATGCACCTGCCTTTGATGTGGACAGCCCCCTTTGCTCCAAACAAGAGCTTGATTTGTGTTGTGTCGCTTGCAGTTGCACAATCAAGAAGCTGGTCAGCTACAAAACTCTGTAACATTAGGTAGATGTCTCGAAATGCTCTCGCAGCCTCCCCTTTGAGATCAGCGATAGTTGCTGCCTGTGGAAGAGTTATGAGCTCTGTTGGGATACAAGGTGGATCATCAACCTGGTCAGCTAGTTCCACTTGGCACCAAATGTGCAACTGGGATGGGTTTTGAGGTAAGAAGTCTTCTTCCAGATCATAATGCTTGATGAATTGCTTGCAGTCCAAAAGGATCATTGCAGACCTCTTGGCATGCTGATAATTTTCTTCTGGCATATAAGGATGCATTGTGTATGGGTAGAGAAGCGCATCATACAAGAACTTGATGTCACGGAATAGGTGGTCTTGGGTTAGGGTGCACACGTTGTTTGCTGGGAAGAGGGTTTCAGTCGTAAGCCTGCAGTGAGATAGTAGTTAGAATTTGGATCATGAAACAAGCACttagttagcatgcaagttgtAACAAAGATATGAGCCACCAACCTGTACTCTACAGTGTTCATCTCACTGTTGCATCGAATTGCAACAACCATCCCATCGTCGGTTCTTGTACCACCAAGGGTCTTGATGCAGTAATCGACCAGCTGTGGCGAACCAATTGGATGGGATGTAACTGCCTTTAGTGTCCGTGTAGCAACCCATCTATCTGCAGCACGGAGAATTTTGAGAGCAATGTTTGTTGCTCGCTGTAATTCCTCTTCAGGGAATTCCTCTTGATAATTGGCATCATATGCCATTTTCTCTTTGTGCACACTCTTGCCGGTGGCAAGCTCCATTATATAGGCGAACAGTTCACGGATTGTGGTGAGAGGGTGCCTTGAGAGAGATTGGTAGAATGCAATGGTATTTTGTAACTGGTTTCGTGGAGATCGGGTGTGAGGGAAGAAGTTAGAGAGTGGCACTGAGGATAGGCTTTCTACAGCTTTGGAGTAGTCTTGAGGTGTGATTCCAAAGCTTCCGCTGCTAAGTTTGAATCCCCACAGGCCATACCAAGAACAGCCAGTGGCAACAGCATGGAGGCTTCGGTAGTCAGCTCCATACTTCTTCGAAACATCTATCACTGAGACTTTTCTGCAATTTATCAAGTTTTTTGACATGTTAGTATCATCTGCTGATTATAAATTAGAAGTGTTGAATTGAATGATATTGGCTTTGTTTGTGTTGAGTTCATTAATCATAAGTCATCACTTTACCTGACCCTGAGGTATCTGCAGAGCCGATCCCAGAAGTTAATCAGTTGGGATCCTGTCATGACGCTGGAGCCTCCCTCACGGCCATTAATCCGAACAAGGTGGCCAAACCCGTTTTCATGGACTATGCCATGCAGCAGATGCCGTGGACTCTCCAGCTGCACATAGTCCCAATCTTCCGGATCATCCCGTGAGAGGCCAACGTGGTTGCAGGACGGACATCTGAGGACAACATTCACAAGATGAGGCCACACAGTTGagtatttattttctttccctAATCATACAAACTTTTGCGAATTCCTGATTGATGAAAATTGGCAATGGAATTAGAAGCCGATTAAACCAAACCTTGTTTCCTGCGGTGCCACCATGAACCCGCAACGCCTGCAGGTTTTGGAGGTGCCAATTTCATTCTCATTGCGAATTATGAAGTGGTACCTCTTGGAGCAAACAGGGTGCTTGCTCCAGCCTATGTAACAATAAGGCAAGTAAATTTAGATTTCATCCAGAATTGAGTTGCAATAATAAGCAATCAAACATATCTATATATCAATCAATCCAGCTCATTTTATAGCGCTGGAATAGTTATAATAACATCTAGATTTGTTCAGTTCACAACCGGCATGCAAACATTACAATGTATGTAAGGCAGCAATTTGCGTAGTTCAATCCAGACGTTGCAGAGATTAATGCATTCCGACGAATTTAGTTCAAGTGTGAATGAAATATAGATACATGAATAACGGGCTTTCACCTCcctcaaactttttttttctcatttgcaCTTCAATTATATCATTTTCTCCTCCCAAAATACTGCTCCTTcatcaattttctttttcacttaAGTTCTTATCTTTTTTTCCATCCTCCCAAATAGTAAATTTTTTCTTCCTCCACTtcaatttatcttttttttttcatcctccTAAATACATTCCCAATTTATTGCAGAGGCAATCCAAGTTCATTCAAACATAATATGACATGATTTATGTTATTTCAGAGGATACCAATATAAATCTGCTATTTGCATTGACCAAATTCTACATACTATAACTTCACAAGAGAAAGAAAGTACCAAACATGCATATCTTTCTCGCTCATCTCAGAAAAACTTGCAAACTACAGACATCAGAAATGGAAACTCTGCCTTTGCCACCATGAATTCCACCACCCcaaaaaacccaaaaacaagggaaaaaagaagaagtcaaGTAATCCTAATCTGATCTGAGATTAGCGACACAACAAATCCCCTCTCGAAAGCAGCATCTGAGTCAACTCACCGGCAACAGTGCAGTGCTCGCAGTAGACCCGCCTGGCCCTggcaacctcctcctccaccacctccatcaccgccaccgcctcgccgccggcggtggtaAACCCCACGTGCCACGACGACATGCCCGGCGACAACTCACCCGcctccgacgccggcgccgccaccgcgcaccGCGCCAGGAACCCCCTCACCTGGGCCCggaacgtcgacgacgacgacgacgacgacgacgacttcttcccgccgccgccgccgccgccgccgccgccgcgcgccggctgcttctccccctcctccttctgCCCCGGGAACGCCCGCACGTCGAGCAGCGACGGCTCCGCCGTCACCCGCGCCCGCTTCGgcacccggccgccgccgccgtgcacggccaccgccgacgcccccCGTCTCCGCACCGCCATCTCCCCCCCGCGCTCTGCTTTGGTCGCCGAGGGGGTTTGAAAATTTTCGaatgggggaggagaagggaagggggagagggtgaGAGGAGAAAGCGCGCGAaaatcgcgcgcgcgcgcgggatcTGGTAAAATTTTCGGCGGAAATTTTCTTGGGTTTGGGTTTCGGATCTGGAATCGGATGAGGCGGGGCGTGTATTTTTATAGACGAGGTGGATATCGTAAGTTAATCCAACTAGGTCGGTTCGGGTTTCGTGTGGAATTACGACTTTGCCCCCGCGAAGCGAAAGTGAACACGTCAGCTGCAGGGTGTGAACTGGGAAAGTGGAAAGGTCTCGCGGgcgggtggtggggcccacatggctgCGTTGCATTTATTTACGCGTCTGCGTGTACGGGCTGGATCTGGGGTGTTAATGTGGGGTTAGCGGGCTGGGCCGTGGAATGGTCCCGTTGGTATGCAAGCCTGCGAGTAACGATGGGCTTAGGAAATTTGGTAATGATAATTTTTGgcatattttttattacctAATTTGTAAAGGGGAAATCACAATGGGGGTATACTAGAGACTTAAGTTTGGAAACTtctatagttaccaaaattagATTTGTAAAGGGGAAACCATAATGGGGGTAGACTAGAGATTTAAGAGTGGAAACTtctatagttaccaaaattagGTTTGTACCGATGGTAAGCATGTGTTTGGCTTGTTAGCCTACCAAACATTTTAGTGATGATAAAATTTGGTACAGTTAAAAATAGTGATAAACTTGATACTTACCATGTTATTATTAATACGATGTCCACAATTTTCttagaaaatatattacaaCGATTGAGCCTTTAAACCCTAACTGTTTTGCTTTAAGATTACATGTAGTCTTTTGCTTAATCTGTTATATCTATCATCTTATACGAGCATATCAAGCCtttaaatatattaagcttGTTAAAATTTTCACACTGTCTCGATTTGGTTTGATCTGTTGGGATTATAATTTGTTTAATAGATTTAACTACAACTTGATATTCTATATATAAGGTTGTATCGGAACTATAACCGATATGTTATATTAAATTACCCGAGTTACTTCATCGGCTACAACATAAATCcgtataattattaatttatccGATCTTGGTTATAagcaatttataaaaaaatttgaatacaaacaAGGATTCAAGCTTTGAATACAAACAGGGATTAATGAAATAAAACTGGATATGAACAAGGAAACATATTGTAAATCCTCGCCTCTTGACATTATCCTCaccttgtcacatcgaatgtttagacacatgcatagagtattaaatatacacgaaaaaataacttattacacatattgcgtgtaaattgcgagacgaatttttaagtctaattgcgccatgatttgatgatgtggtgctacattaaacatttgcgaatgacggattaattaggcttaataaattcgtctcgcagtttacagacgaaatctataatttattttgttattagtttatgtttaatactttaaatgtgtgtgtCCATAGatccgatatgacacgccaaaactttacacccatggatctaaacaccccctaagccGGTTCAGTGCGCTGTAGTACTAGTAATGCCGATAGGTTCTGTTATTAACGGGGGATAGgttgggtgttttttttttaaaaaaaaaagaagatgaggtttggtttatttttcttctttcgaAGATTAGATCGGTCATCTCAGATTAAACCATCAAGGATATATGATAATAGATAAATATTTAGGTTGAAAGTTTTAGAATATGAGTTAAAAGTTTCacaatttaagttgaaagttcaaATATTAGTGTAGAATTTTTTAGAATTTCAGTTGAAAGGTTTAAATCTATGtcgaaagttttaaattttgagttgtgTTTAAAATTAACAGCAAtgagtttaaaattttgagttggAAGTTTTAAATTCAAgtagaattttccaaatttctattataataAAGTTTCAATTATAATTTATGAATTCAAATATTCAAAACCAAAGTATATGTTTTAATGTACCataaaaagtttttgtcaaTGATTTAACTTTTTAAGTGAAATTGGGTAGAATATACGTGGAACAGCTCTGTGCACGCTATCAATGTAGAAAATATGGGTTACCTCATAGAGTGCACATAATATCACATATAATGCCATGTAGGaaaacaaaaccccaaatagAGATGTTGGCTTAAAAAGGGCAGACAGAGTATTACACGAAGACAACCAAGACTGCTTGGATTCGTATCTTATCTCTAGACTCTATGGTTCTATTTGTATAATTGTATAAGGAGCACATGAAGTTATAAATACGGTATTAGTCTTCGGTCTTTCGGTCTTTTGGTTAGTTCGGTTATTGAAAAGTGAAAACCAAATAAcaacacaaaatttttaagACCAGCCAATTCGGTCTCGACCCTGACCAAACTACGCCAATTTCTAGAGATAAAATTTGCAATGATAAATTTTGGAAGCACTTAACCTCTTTTTAgacaacttttgtcaattatatctctactattataaaaaatatagatgtttttgccgatactttggtacgtcatttgtatttgagtcggtttttaagtttgtttgtttttgaaaatatataaggagtcatataagaaatcctttaaaaaactcgcatgctatcTTAGAACGAGAGTCATGCTCCTAATTGCTTTAGAATTTTTGTCAGACATAAGAAAGCAACGCACAAGATATGGCTATCATCCCAATAAGGGTTCAGAATTAGATATAAATATTATCCAAATAAAAAtctttttagataaaaaaaatctaacaataataCGATTAAAAtacgggcatttttctagtatcACAAAAATACAAGATAATAGGTAACATCAAACACCAAAAAATATATCACAAGATATGATCAGGTAGCATGAATCACAAGCATCATACACTTGCTGTCAACTTCACATGACATGCAGTACATCACAAATTACAATTTAGATACATCGGTCAATTTGGTTAACCGAGGCCACTGACCAAATTGACTGAATGAATTTCGGTCTTTTGCTTGTTGAGACTAAACTAATGACCAAATTTCTCTGTCTCGGTTTTTTCGTTCGATCTTATTATGCCCACCCCTATTCATATGCACATATTTGACTAATGACCGGTTAGGTTATGATATATGTGCACAGAAACTATTTATTTGGTCTCATGGTGTGTGACTTTTGAGTCAACTTTGGATCGGATAATTCAAGGAACCACGGTCTAGCAAGATGCTGGATGGCAGGCTTAGGCTGTAATCGGTAGATGATGTTAGGAACTATTCCTTCACGCACGTAAAAGAGAATGATTCATTAGcatgatgattaattaagtattagctactttaaaaaaaaagataatatgattttttaaaataatttttctgtagaatttttttttgaaaaacacaaCTATTCAATAGTTTAGGAAACGTGTACGTGAAAAACGTGGAAGGTAAGTTGGGAGCAATGGCTGTCGAACAAAGCCTTAAAACTTAATCGACCACGTAGTTGTTGATAAGCTTCACGAGGTCGGTTGTGCAAAGTTCCATGATTTTTCAGAAAcaagaaaatgaagaaaaatcaGAAGATAAAGGAGATGGGAGAAAGCTTGGACCTTCGTCTCCCTCAACCTGGAGGCCCATCTGGAGTGAGGAGGCCCAAGTGGGTGTCACTACAACCTGGGCCATATGTGACATGGGCGCATATCACATATTCAGCGGCAGAGCCAGGAAATCTTTACGTAGGGCCGAACTTGCTTACATAAAAGATTTGACTTTCGAATGAAGACCCTTAttatttatcatttatttatcACGTAAAATTGAGTTGTTTAGGAGGAATTTGTCACTTTTGTAACTATCATTCTCAATAGAGATAGAAATGAAccaacaataatttttattttgtaacaacatatattaaaaaaacgtgcattgcacgtgcatgaTCACTAGTAAATTTCACTAAATTTGAGAGAATCTAATAGGAATTTAGGATGCAAGTTTAGGGCTTAAGCCTTAATTGTTCCAGCCTTGTCTTCGCCCCTGCACACATCCGCATTTACACATAGTACTTGCCCAGCTATCTTGAGAACCATCTTCATCTATTAACATCTAGCAAGCTTAGAAAAAGAGCACCATTACGGCATTTACCTAAGCCTGATTCGTGGCTCTCATATGTAAGATTCACCCCTTTACGGGCTCCAAGAGAcataaattaaaacaaaacatgAGAGGAATAGGTAAACAGTCAATTTTGCAGCCCTTTTCATTAGGAAAATAATGGTTAATTTTGCCGTACATACATGATTAGAAGATTTAACTTGTATGAATCATTTTTGGGTTGATACGAATAATTGGCTCGGCCCCCTCTTTTTTCAAGAATGAATGAACCGCTTGGACCTTCCATTTCTATCATCAAATGACATGTAGGGTTGGCAACAgggcggggcgggggcgggttGGGCTGGAACACCCCCAGCCCCAGCCCCGCAGAGGTGGTCTGGTGGAAAACATCCCCTGTCCCTGCCCCCGCAGGGGACCCGGCGGGTGAGCAGGGCCCGCACCACCCGGCTTGGCCACTGGGGAAACGAGCAAGGAGCAGTGAGGATGGGCGTCTCGCGAGCTCCGGCAACGAGGTGAGTACAGCTCGAGGCATCGACGCGTCCACAACAGCTAAGGGCAGCCACGATGGCGGACGACGACAAGGTGGCCCACGAGATGAGGAATTGAGGATGCATGGCCGGCAGTTGGGGATGGGGCCTAGGGGCGGCAGCTGTGGGGTGGTTGGGGATTAGGTGCCACTACCGCCGTCGTCGGTGTGCTGCTCCTCGCGCCGATGCAGATGCGCCGTCCCTGGACGCCGTTGTGGATGCGTCGCCCCCCAGTTGTCAACGCAGCCGCCTGCGCATGGCCGGCCGTTGACGCCGCCGCACGTGCCTGGCTGCTGTCGATTCGCCAAAGGGAGACAATGCActgctcctcgccgccaacACGGATGTGCCGCCCCTGGCCACCATCGCGGATGCGCTGCCCCCTCCCGTCGACACAACCGCATGCACATGCCAGTCACCGACACACCACCGCTCGTGCCTGGCCGCTGCCGGTTTGCCGGAGGGAGACGCGCCGACGCCGATGGAGAGTGGCGGCTAGGTGCCAAGGTGGGGGTGAGGAAATGAAGATAGGGTGGAATGGGTGAGAAATTTAGGGTTTTGCTTTATATAAGATGGGCTTTTTGTGTGTAATATGCTAGTGTTAATAGTCTAAAATACATCCCCGGGGCCCCACGGTTCACCCGCGGGTCGAAATCAGCACCCGCCCCTGTCCCCGTAGGGGTGGGTCCCCGGACCCACTAGGGAAATTGCCACCCCTAATGACCTGGCTTCCGCTGGCTCTTCCACTGTCTGGGCACCCTTTCCTCCCTATGCTCCCCCTGCACAGGCCCACCACGCTTCACGCCTGCGGCGTTTTCGCTAGATGGTCTTTGCTAGTAGTGCCATCCTCCCGTTTGGTTGTCTGTATGGGTGGGTTATCCCTTAATGCTATGTTATGTTAGGTGCTATGAATTACAGGCAAAGGCTGATTCAACGTTGGTGCGGCGGGACttgagtcccccctacacccgctggacccatggataccccctGAGTCCCCCCTTCAATTTCTTTTTGCTATAGTTGATAAGATAGGATGTGCTAAAGGTCTCTGAATacctggaggttgaagaaatcACATATTGGTATGTTGAGATGATGTATTTAATCTGAGATGATGTGTTTATACCAGTGTATTCGGTATGTTGAGTCcccccaaacttttttttcctggatCTGCCCCTAATTACAGGAAATAAGTGGTTGACTTGGACAACAGACGGGTTACACGTTTCGCTGTGCTGAAATATGAGGTGCAGGTGGTGATGATCACCCCCCCAGGTCTCTCCACCTGTGGATTGATAATAAAACCAGTGAATTTTGTATCTCCCGCTGGCACACGATTTCTATTACTTGAGGAATCCTTCCTTCTCCAAAGGTAGTTTCTCGGGGAATCATTCAAGTAAGGGAGGGAAGCAATGCACATACGCATACGCGTATGCACGCTTGCACCAATTGAACACGCGTGCATGTCGGACCATATGTCGTCTTACCATGAGCCGATTGTATCCATTCAGCAAATATAGGTTTGATCAATATTTGTTTTTCTGGAGTAAGAAAAGCAAACATGACGTCATTATGAACACAAATGCCCAAGGTGTGGAATCCTAGGAAAATACTAGCCCAACTTAAATTCAAAAAGAACCATTGCATGCAGGCTTGAACTCATGGAATGATGCTTAAATTAGGCCTCGATACAAAACTGTACAACCCAGAAAGCAAATTGGTCTTGGCAGGAAGTTTGGGCCATTAGGAGGcattaattttgacaatttgaccctttgcaagaactaattttataaatgaaccgccgccaaaacttatttaaaaaatgaccattttgtTCAGCGTCACAtcgtgtggcgctgaacttagacacctcagcgccaaatagcatgACGTTgaatgtacgttggcacgctgactcagccttccatccacggtggcacggcattcagcgccaggtgacgtggcgctgaggtgtctaagttcagcgccacacgatttggTGCTGAAAAAAGGATcacttttgaaataagttttggcggcGGTTCATTTgcaaaattagtttttgcaaagggtcaaattgtcaaaattaatgCATGAgcaggcctgtttagttcgacTATGTAGACAGATGCAGCGATGAACTTTGCAACGTAGACAGAAGGTACATCAACTAACCAAACCCCATGGGGTTTCGAGAGCTACCCAGCGAGGCAGCGATTGGTGAACTGTTCGCCCGGGTTCCTCGGAGGAGATCGAGATTCTCTGTCTCTAGAGTATGACATAagtctataaaaaaaagaattcaccTAACTCAAAGTCAAATGATAAGTAAGAGGATTTCAATTCTCTTAAAAGATCGACACACTATTCTCTTGAAGGATCGACACACTGCATGTCAAATGGGTGGCCCAATCTAGTACGGCATGACCTGTTGGTAGCATGGCCTACTACTGCACAACCCGTTAGACAAGGCACCTGTAGTAGGCCATGCCGTACTAGCCCATGTGTCAAGTCCAGGGACAAGCACGGCCAAGAAGGTACTGTGCCGTGCTAGGCCACCATGGATACCATTACAGCACGTTGGTTGGTGGCCATCAATACTGTGGcctatataaattaaaatttgagaaaaaaaagagaaaaacaaaataaaagaataatatattgggaattttttttagaaaaaataaaaatagggaAAATATGAGAGAACCTATGGAAAATGAAAAGGTAACGGTAAGGGGAAATAGGAAAATAATATGAGTAATGTATTAGAAAAATTGGGAAAAAAAGGGAAGTTAGAAAATtcttaggaaaaaaatagataCGCCAGATGGGCCGGCCGTGCTGACCTGTCGGCAATCGTGCCATGCCGTGCACATGAGCGGCTGCATCGACCCAAGCATGACACAAGCAAACAGTTTGTGCCAGCACATAGGCTACCGTGTCG
The nucleotide sequence above comes from Oryza glaberrima chromosome 11, OglaRS2, whole genome shotgun sequence. Encoded proteins:
- the LOC127754765 gene encoding PHD finger protein At1g33420-like, giving the protein MAVRRRGASAVAVHGGGGRVPKRARVTAEPSLLDVRAFPGQKEEGEKQPARGGGGGGGGGGKKSSSSSSSSSTFRAQVRGFLARCAVAAPASEAGELSPGMSSWHVGFTTAGGEAVAVMEVVEEEVARARRVYCEHCTVAGWSKHPVCSKRYHFIIRNENEIGTSKTCRRCGFMVAPQETRCPSCNHVGLSRDDPEDWDYVQLESPRHLLHGIVHENGFGHLVRINGREGGSSVMTGSQLINFWDRLCRYLRVRKVSVIDVSKKYGADYRSLHAVATGCSWYGLWGFKLSSGSFGITPQDYSKAVESLSSVPLSNFFPHTRSPRNQLQNTIAFYQSLSRHPLTTIRELFAYIMELATGKSVHKEKMAYDANYQEEFPEEELQRATNIALKILRAADRWVATRTLKAVTSHPIGSPQLVDYCIKTLGGTRTDDGMVVAIRCNSEMNTVEYRLTTETLFPANNVCTLTQDHLFRDIKFLYDALLYPYTMHPYMPEENYQHAKRSAMILLDCKQFIKHYDLEEDFLPQNPSQLHIWCQVELADQVDDPPCIPTELITLPQAATIADLKGEAARAFRDIYLMLQSFVADQLLDCATASDTTQIKLLFGAKGAVHIKGRCIGGERRFAIYRMERGVDKWTVKCSCGATDDDGERMLSCDTCHMWMHTRCAGISDFDRVPKRYVCKSCKLTHKPKSSGPRLMYSSAPNKRCKTGTGSFSNAAEGLLWPHIS